A stretch of the Plodia interpunctella isolate USDA-ARS_2022_Savannah chromosome Z, ilPloInte3.2, whole genome shotgun sequence genome encodes the following:
- the LOC128682833 gene encoding uncharacterized protein LOC128682833 isoform X1 codes for MIRNKVMVTAGVVTLLQALGQFFLAALGLAQYFCVIDFMRGIPLMLYIRILYFHNPGPCGARINIGESIDSITNQAFVLITQESMPVFRTFIINCTSLGLCVLWIFSSICIIMGGGKNDRRKIVRLPWVIITLAICVLDLVATVIYANDSFHTRTLSDIMEFVNGVASGLAGAELDTQWASWVMVLLYSRLVVLFAANLLLLVFVIVDCNADRRIEVDTGVQVEAPTISNHTSTIDKDIETESLTSNPARIPRPGLSRSFRRMKEFLFKKPSPPPARTLSNADSISETPDRSPRAQHVNIDKKTVNFPDNLLSLPQRLENLIAEQQRRLDKAVIDTSGRLSPPRASQSMPHLNLASTSTQDNQGRRGTAVELQGQLPWAYIPASAHRMRDQLPPDEDLPPVPLPDYTAIQPFRKASVHRAASSLSSLIQKREALGQSRATLTQSDVLY; via the exons ATGATCAGAAATAAAGTTATGGTAACAGCAGGTGTAGTCACACTG TTGCAAGCTCTAGGACAATTTTTCTTGGCCGCCCTGGGCCTGGCGCAATATTTCTGCGTGATCGACTTTATGAGGGGGATCCCACTTATGCTCTACATCCGGATATTGTACTTTCACA ACCCAGGCCCTTGCGGTGCAAGAATCAATATTGGTGAATCTATCGACAGCATCACAAACCAAGCGTTCGTGCTGATCACCCAGGAGTCAATGCCAGTTTTCCGAACATTCATTATAAACTGCACATCCCTAGGTCTGTGTGTCCTATGGATCTTTTCAAGCATCTGTATCATCA TGGGAGGAGGCAAGAACGACCGAAGGAAGATAGTGCGTCTTCCATGGGTTATCATTACGCTAGCCATTTGTGTGCTAGATTTAGTGGCCACCGTCATTTACGCTAATGATTCCTTCCACACTAGG ACATTATCAGACATTATGGAGTTCGTGAACGGCGTGGCGAGCGGGCTGGCAGGGGCTGAACTGGACACGCAGTGGGCGTCGTGGGTTATGGTGCTGCTGTATTCCCGGCTGGTGGTGCTCTTCGCGGCCAACCTGTTGCTGCTGGTGTTCGTCATTGTCGACTGCAACGCCGACCGACGCATCGAGGTCGACACCGGGGTT CAAGTGGAAGCGCCCACGATCTCCAATCACACGAGCACCATAGACAAGGATATAGAGACGGAAAGTCTGACGAGCAACCCTGCGCGTATACCGAGACCCGGTCTGTCCCGCTCCTTCCGCAGGATGAAGGAGTTCCTGTTCAAGAAGCCCTCCCCTCCCCCCGCCCGGACCCTGTCTAATGCAGACTCAATTAGTGAAACGCCAGACAG ATCACCACGAGCTCAGCATGTCAACATCGATAAGAAGACTGTGAATTTTCCTGACAATTTATTATCTCTTCCTCAACGCCTGGAAAACCTGATCGCTGAGCAACAG CGGAGGCTGGACAAGGCAGTGATTGACACTTCAGGCCGGCTCAGTCCGCCGCGCGCCTCGCAGTCCATGCCACATCTCAACCTCGCCTCCACCTCCACTCAAGATAACCAGGG TAGACGAGGCACCGCGGTGGAGCTGCAGGGCCAGTTGCCCTGGGCGTACATCCCGGCGTCCGCGCACCGCATGCGGGACCAGCTGCCGCCTGACGAGGATTTGCCGCCCGTACCGCTGCCCGACTATACCGCCATTCAGCCCTTCAGAAAAGCTT CTGTCCACAGAGCAGCCTCCAGTCTCAGCTCGCTTATACAGAAACGAGAAGCTCTGGGTCAATCAAGAG CTACACTAACCCAATCGGACGTTTTATACTGA
- the LOC128682833 gene encoding uncharacterized protein LOC128682833 isoform X2: MIRNKVMVTAGVVTLLQALGQFFLAALGLAQYFCVIDFMRGIPLMLYIRILYFHNPGPCGARINIGESIDSITNQAFVLITQESMPVFRTFIINCTSLGLCVLWIFSSICIIMGGGKNDRRKIVRLPWVIITLAICVLDLVATVIYANDSFHTRTLSDIMEFVNGVASGLAGAELDTQWASWVMVLLYSRLVVLFAANLLLLVFVIVDCNADRRIEVDTGVQVEAPTISNHTSTIDKDIETESLTSNPARIPRPGLSRSFRRMKEFLFKKPSPPPARTLSNADSISETPDRSPRAQHVNIDKKTVNFPDNLLSLPQRLENLIAEQQRRLDKAVIDTSGRLSPPRASQSMPHLNLASTSTQDNQGRGTAVELQGQLPWAYIPASAHRMRDQLPPDEDLPPVPLPDYTAIQPFRKASVHRAASSLSSLIQKREALGQSRATLTQSDVLY, from the exons ATGATCAGAAATAAAGTTATGGTAACAGCAGGTGTAGTCACACTG TTGCAAGCTCTAGGACAATTTTTCTTGGCCGCCCTGGGCCTGGCGCAATATTTCTGCGTGATCGACTTTATGAGGGGGATCCCACTTATGCTCTACATCCGGATATTGTACTTTCACA ACCCAGGCCCTTGCGGTGCAAGAATCAATATTGGTGAATCTATCGACAGCATCACAAACCAAGCGTTCGTGCTGATCACCCAGGAGTCAATGCCAGTTTTCCGAACATTCATTATAAACTGCACATCCCTAGGTCTGTGTGTCCTATGGATCTTTTCAAGCATCTGTATCATCA TGGGAGGAGGCAAGAACGACCGAAGGAAGATAGTGCGTCTTCCATGGGTTATCATTACGCTAGCCATTTGTGTGCTAGATTTAGTGGCCACCGTCATTTACGCTAATGATTCCTTCCACACTAGG ACATTATCAGACATTATGGAGTTCGTGAACGGCGTGGCGAGCGGGCTGGCAGGGGCTGAACTGGACACGCAGTGGGCGTCGTGGGTTATGGTGCTGCTGTATTCCCGGCTGGTGGTGCTCTTCGCGGCCAACCTGTTGCTGCTGGTGTTCGTCATTGTCGACTGCAACGCCGACCGACGCATCGAGGTCGACACCGGGGTT CAAGTGGAAGCGCCCACGATCTCCAATCACACGAGCACCATAGACAAGGATATAGAGACGGAAAGTCTGACGAGCAACCCTGCGCGTATACCGAGACCCGGTCTGTCCCGCTCCTTCCGCAGGATGAAGGAGTTCCTGTTCAAGAAGCCCTCCCCTCCCCCCGCCCGGACCCTGTCTAATGCAGACTCAATTAGTGAAACGCCAGACAG ATCACCACGAGCTCAGCATGTCAACATCGATAAGAAGACTGTGAATTTTCCTGACAATTTATTATCTCTTCCTCAACGCCTGGAAAACCTGATCGCTGAGCAACAG CGGAGGCTGGACAAGGCAGTGATTGACACTTCAGGCCGGCTCAGTCCGCCGCGCGCCTCGCAGTCCATGCCACATCTCAACCTCGCCTCCACCTCCACTCAAGATAACCAGGG ACGAGGCACCGCGGTGGAGCTGCAGGGCCAGTTGCCCTGGGCGTACATCCCGGCGTCCGCGCACCGCATGCGGGACCAGCTGCCGCCTGACGAGGATTTGCCGCCCGTACCGCTGCCCGACTATACCGCCATTCAGCCCTTCAGAAAAGCTT CTGTCCACAGAGCAGCCTCCAGTCTCAGCTCGCTTATACAGAAACGAGAAGCTCTGGGTCAATCAAGAG CTACACTAACCCAATCGGACGTTTTATACTGA
- the LOC128682832 gene encoding uncharacterized protein LOC128682832 isoform X1, with protein MEIFVFTVTVSLYATASLCQNNEDDFTNITDPNNDMYVIHAMVYQVGIVSNNTDDDALNATIGNQEAITLYRTNGSSIDLSKITSPLVTNVTAQSLVGVAPKNGDLETHQLPWSTLDNIANQKGSSEGIQWTASENRKDGIVARDTSDNAAKREKRSWERVFKSLFKRDVPKDGSSVRILKGTVKIPPEAGVQSLALPPLLTLNNNFSDIPVPIPNTSIRESVKSERTGKGEEDWRRRTIIVEKKNGSYGFTLQSYGIHYKKEQEIEVITYVDHVEAEGPAALAGMREGDVILSINGGDVERADHAAIVDAINACDSRMRMVVIFEDCVRKVELHLKYINLQRALQSKMRELEQLTISERQLFDSNWKTHSLPSQKKKNSPSDIISDGEENNGGDNITNAYCRPTLSSENVTTSKPPHVFMYQYLDPRYGACLIQPSMHAGSFVITVGSPRNRRDCQHYVVKAPGDCHRVSDSYGNNSSSNGKHAKVHRNSHGHSCAPCMPNHNNQDANSLEAYDLASPCCDPHCVPNARKKTRRKKECSKEHKRKEKCQQVDKSTQKPDGCSHNRTKKVCPSGHCSSRYRYLATESTQTSQCSLQSYATSNATAPCDNSASSYSTSLSSDTLFWDNDRSESKSSPKVQYQSSHQHVKPKSWDNLTTKAFGGYGFGYGYLDTSTKHSNRSKSHGRSHSGRSTQSHHEYQHHSQDKHSHRQSAANHHYSVYTRNHSRCAPTKSTESLIVVPKYQLESSGSETRLACDCESIEYYRRVSITKSPGESHPAAYYSQHFVYPTHCYKKKDSNVSSEITRL; from the exons ATGGAGATCTTC GTATTTACAGTGACTGTATCTTTATATGCAACAGCAAGTTTATGCCAAAACAATGAAGACGactttactaatattacagaTCCAAATAATGACat GTACGTCATACATGCCATGGTGTATCAAGTCGGTATAGTATCCAATAATACTGACGATGATGCTCTGAATGCGACCAT cgGGAATCAGGAAGCTATAACATTATATCGTACAAATGGCTCAAGTATAGATTTGAGTAAAATAACTTCACCTCTGGTTACCAACGTAACAGCCCAAAGCCTCGTCGGAGTAGCCCCAAAGAATGGCGATTTGGAAACGCATCAGTTACCATGGTCCACTTTAGACAATATAGCAAATCAAAAAGGATCATCAG AAGGGATTCAATGGACAGCAAGCGAAAACCGCAAAGATGGTATAGTGGCAAGAGACACTTCAGACAACGCCGCTAAGAGAGAGAAGAGATCTTGGGAGAGAGTATTCAAATCTCTGTTCAAACGTGATGTCCCGAAAGATGGCAGctccgtgagaattttgaaaGGAACAGTGAAGATCCCCCCTGAAGCTGGAGTCCAGTCTTTAGCATTACCTCCTTTGCTAACGCTAAACAACAACTTCTCCGATATTCCTGTGCCTATACCGAATACTTCG aTCCGCGAATCTGTTAAGTCAGAAAGAACAGGAAAAGGTGAGGAGGATTGGAGACGGCGAACTATTATCgtggaaaagaaaaatggaAGCTACGGGTTCACATTACAGAGTTACGGCATACATTACAAAAAG gaaCAAGAGATAGAAGTTATAACTTACGTGGACCACGTGGAGGCCGAGGGTCCGGCAGCGCTGGCCGGCATGCGAGAGGGTGACGTCATCCTGTCTATCAACGGTGGCGACGTCGAGCGCGCCGACCACGCTGCCATCGTCGACGCCATCAACGCCTGCGACTCCCGTATGCGCATGGTCGTCATATTCGAGGACTGCGTGCGCAAAGTCGAACTCCATCTCAAATACATCAACCTCCAAAGAGCTTTACAATCTAAAATGAGAGAACTTGAACAATTGACAATAAGTGAGAGACAATTATTCGATTCGAACTGGAAAACGCATAGTCTCCCTTcacagaaaaagaaaaattcccCTTCAGATATTATATCTGACGGCGAAGAAAACAACGGCGGCGATAATATTACGAATGCTTATTGTAGACCTACTCTTTCTAGTGAAAATGTTACTACATCTAAACCTCCACATGTTTTTATGTATCAGTATTTGGATCCGAGGTACGGCGCGTGTCTTATACAGCCCAGCATGCACGCTGGTAGTTTCGTCATTACGGTAGGTTCTCCACGGAACCGGCGTGACTGTCAACATTATGTGGTAAAAGCTCCAGGGGATTGTCACCGAGTATCTGACAGTTATGGCAATAATAGTTCTAGTAACGGTAAACATGCTAAGGTGCACAGGAATAGTCATGGCCATAGCTGTGCGCCATGCATGCCGAATCATAATAATCAAGATGCCAACAGCTTAGAGGCATATGACCTCGCTAGCCCCTGCTGTGACCCACATTGCGTTCCCAACGCCCGAAAGAAAACTAGACGGAAGAAAGAATGTTCAAAAGAACACAAACGGAAAGAAAAATGTCAACAAGTCGACAAATCAACTCAAAAACCCGATGGCTGCTCACACAATCGTACGAAGAAAGTTTGCCCATCTGGTCATTGTTCAAGTCGATATCGTTATTTAGCTACAGAATCAACTCAAACTAGCCAATGCAGTTTACAGTCGTACGCTACTAGCAACGCCACAGCGCCATGTGACAACTCAGCGTCAAGCTACAGCACTTCTTTGAGCAGCGACACGTTATTTTGGGACAATGACCGATCTGAAAGTAAGTCTTCACCTAAAGTACAATATCAAAGTTCTCACCAACACGTGAAACCTAAATCATGGGACAATTTAACAACAAAGGCATTTGGAGGATACGGATTTGGGTATGGATACTTAGACACAAGTACAAAGCACTCAAATCGGTCTAAAAGTCATGGACGTAGCCACAGCGGTCGAAGTACACAGAGTCATCATGAGTATCAACACCATAGCCAAGACAAACATTCGCATCGACAAAGTGCGGCGAACCATCATTATTCGGTATATACTAGGAATCACAGCCGGTGTGCCCCGACCAAATCTACTGAAAGTCTTATTGTGGTTCCTAAATACCAACTGGAAAGTAGCGGTTCTGAAACACGTCTTGCTTGTGATTGCGAGTCCATAGAATATTATCGCCGTGTCAGTATCACAAAGAGCCCGGGAGAATCACATCCCGCGGCCTACTATTCCCAACACTTCGTATACCCCACGCATTGCTACAAAAAGAAAGACTCTAACGTTAGCTCAGAAATTACAAGGCtataa
- the LOC128682832 gene encoding uncharacterized protein LOC128682832 isoform X2, whose translation MYVIHAMVYQVGIVSNNTDDDALNATIGNQEAITLYRTNGSSIDLSKITSPLVTNVTAQSLVGVAPKNGDLETHQLPWSTLDNIANQKGSSEGIQWTASENRKDGIVARDTSDNAAKREKRSWERVFKSLFKRDVPKDGSSVRILKGTVKIPPEAGVQSLALPPLLTLNNNFSDIPVPIPNTSIRESVKSERTGKGEEDWRRRTIIVEKKNGSYGFTLQSYGIHYKKEQEIEVITYVDHVEAEGPAALAGMREGDVILSINGGDVERADHAAIVDAINACDSRMRMVVIFEDCVRKVELHLKYINLQRALQSKMRELEQLTISERQLFDSNWKTHSLPSQKKKNSPSDIISDGEENNGGDNITNAYCRPTLSSENVTTSKPPHVFMYQYLDPRYGACLIQPSMHAGSFVITVGSPRNRRDCQHYVVKAPGDCHRVSDSYGNNSSSNGKHAKVHRNSHGHSCAPCMPNHNNQDANSLEAYDLASPCCDPHCVPNARKKTRRKKECSKEHKRKEKCQQVDKSTQKPDGCSHNRTKKVCPSGHCSSRYRYLATESTQTSQCSLQSYATSNATAPCDNSASSYSTSLSSDTLFWDNDRSESKSSPKVQYQSSHQHVKPKSWDNLTTKAFGGYGFGYGYLDTSTKHSNRSKSHGRSHSGRSTQSHHEYQHHSQDKHSHRQSAANHHYSVYTRNHSRCAPTKSTESLIVVPKYQLESSGSETRLACDCESIEYYRRVSITKSPGESHPAAYYSQHFVYPTHCYKKKDSNVSSEITRL comes from the exons at GTACGTCATACATGCCATGGTGTATCAAGTCGGTATAGTATCCAATAATACTGACGATGATGCTCTGAATGCGACCAT cgGGAATCAGGAAGCTATAACATTATATCGTACAAATGGCTCAAGTATAGATTTGAGTAAAATAACTTCACCTCTGGTTACCAACGTAACAGCCCAAAGCCTCGTCGGAGTAGCCCCAAAGAATGGCGATTTGGAAACGCATCAGTTACCATGGTCCACTTTAGACAATATAGCAAATCAAAAAGGATCATCAG AAGGGATTCAATGGACAGCAAGCGAAAACCGCAAAGATGGTATAGTGGCAAGAGACACTTCAGACAACGCCGCTAAGAGAGAGAAGAGATCTTGGGAGAGAGTATTCAAATCTCTGTTCAAACGTGATGTCCCGAAAGATGGCAGctccgtgagaattttgaaaGGAACAGTGAAGATCCCCCCTGAAGCTGGAGTCCAGTCTTTAGCATTACCTCCTTTGCTAACGCTAAACAACAACTTCTCCGATATTCCTGTGCCTATACCGAATACTTCG aTCCGCGAATCTGTTAAGTCAGAAAGAACAGGAAAAGGTGAGGAGGATTGGAGACGGCGAACTATTATCgtggaaaagaaaaatggaAGCTACGGGTTCACATTACAGAGTTACGGCATACATTACAAAAAG gaaCAAGAGATAGAAGTTATAACTTACGTGGACCACGTGGAGGCCGAGGGTCCGGCAGCGCTGGCCGGCATGCGAGAGGGTGACGTCATCCTGTCTATCAACGGTGGCGACGTCGAGCGCGCCGACCACGCTGCCATCGTCGACGCCATCAACGCCTGCGACTCCCGTATGCGCATGGTCGTCATATTCGAGGACTGCGTGCGCAAAGTCGAACTCCATCTCAAATACATCAACCTCCAAAGAGCTTTACAATCTAAAATGAGAGAACTTGAACAATTGACAATAAGTGAGAGACAATTATTCGATTCGAACTGGAAAACGCATAGTCTCCCTTcacagaaaaagaaaaattcccCTTCAGATATTATATCTGACGGCGAAGAAAACAACGGCGGCGATAATATTACGAATGCTTATTGTAGACCTACTCTTTCTAGTGAAAATGTTACTACATCTAAACCTCCACATGTTTTTATGTATCAGTATTTGGATCCGAGGTACGGCGCGTGTCTTATACAGCCCAGCATGCACGCTGGTAGTTTCGTCATTACGGTAGGTTCTCCACGGAACCGGCGTGACTGTCAACATTATGTGGTAAAAGCTCCAGGGGATTGTCACCGAGTATCTGACAGTTATGGCAATAATAGTTCTAGTAACGGTAAACATGCTAAGGTGCACAGGAATAGTCATGGCCATAGCTGTGCGCCATGCATGCCGAATCATAATAATCAAGATGCCAACAGCTTAGAGGCATATGACCTCGCTAGCCCCTGCTGTGACCCACATTGCGTTCCCAACGCCCGAAAGAAAACTAGACGGAAGAAAGAATGTTCAAAAGAACACAAACGGAAAGAAAAATGTCAACAAGTCGACAAATCAACTCAAAAACCCGATGGCTGCTCACACAATCGTACGAAGAAAGTTTGCCCATCTGGTCATTGTTCAAGTCGATATCGTTATTTAGCTACAGAATCAACTCAAACTAGCCAATGCAGTTTACAGTCGTACGCTACTAGCAACGCCACAGCGCCATGTGACAACTCAGCGTCAAGCTACAGCACTTCTTTGAGCAGCGACACGTTATTTTGGGACAATGACCGATCTGAAAGTAAGTCTTCACCTAAAGTACAATATCAAAGTTCTCACCAACACGTGAAACCTAAATCATGGGACAATTTAACAACAAAGGCATTTGGAGGATACGGATTTGGGTATGGATACTTAGACACAAGTACAAAGCACTCAAATCGGTCTAAAAGTCATGGACGTAGCCACAGCGGTCGAAGTACACAGAGTCATCATGAGTATCAACACCATAGCCAAGACAAACATTCGCATCGACAAAGTGCGGCGAACCATCATTATTCGGTATATACTAGGAATCACAGCCGGTGTGCCCCGACCAAATCTACTGAAAGTCTTATTGTGGTTCCTAAATACCAACTGGAAAGTAGCGGTTCTGAAACACGTCTTGCTTGTGATTGCGAGTCCATAGAATATTATCGCCGTGTCAGTATCACAAAGAGCCCGGGAGAATCACATCCCGCGGCCTACTATTCCCAACACTTCGTATACCCCACGCATTGCTACAAAAAGAAAGACTCTAACGTTAGCTCAGAAATTACAAGGCtataa
- the LOC135309684 gene encoding uncharacterized protein LOC135309684, with protein MSIKMHKNGNVPAVSPSPNLTLVGLLSCGLTVVLGVVYTTLASLGIYYRSGCDAGIVSQSGPGSRFFLNTLLRLYFKKDDCFHSLVLDLDVTKEHTVFVLTCLTLTISLVCLLSAVAFISVLCLDRAAKFIEPVGYCYVVVIILSIAIELAMAIHFGMDYGTFAQEMNNSFPGASMNYIRDMYRLGALLLMIVSIKGGIIPVLNIVFIAIIIFCLIEFRHKVQSEGVSKMTHSMHKVGALRAFDQPRKMDEHSENSFSQNRPQPKRNDDGWQTTLDSNYMIYRGAHANPAFTNVEDAPRSPSRDPQRSDYINPSFDRSYSWHQSQPSVASRPFSYLEDIKRQPPLKASSPVREPQWQRDNWDEQAPPLPAPDYSPQTPRRLKSALKSSYM; from the exons ATGTCGATAAAAATGCACAAAAATGGAAACGTCCCCGCTGTGTCACCATCGCCCAATCTAACCCTCGTGGGGCTGTTGTCCTGCGGCTTAACTGTC GTGCTAGGCGTTGTTTACACGACACTCGCCTCGCTGGGCATTTACTACCGCTCCGGCTGCGACGCCGGCATTGTCTCGCAGTCCGGCCCTGGCAGCAGGTTCTTCCTTAACACACTGCTgagattgtattttaaaa AGGATGACTGCTTCCACTCCCTGGTACTGGATCTGGACGTAACTAAGGAGCACACGGTTTTCGTGCTGACATGCTTAACCCTGACAATATCACTTGTTTGTCTCTTATCGGCGGTCGCTTTCATTTCGg TATTGTGCTTAGACCGTGCAGCGAAATTCATAGAACCGGTGGGTTACTGCTACGTGGTGGTTATAATCCTGTCCATCGCGATTGAGCTGGCAATGGCTATACACTTTGGCATGGATTACGGCACATTTGCTCAAGAGATG AACAACTCGTTCCCTGGCGCGAGTATGAACTACATTAGAGACATGTACCGGCTGGGAGCGCTCTTGTTGATGATTGTCTCAATTAAAGGCGGCATAATCCCCGTTCTAAATATTGTCTTCATTGCGATCATTATTTTCTGTCTGATCGAATTCAGGCACAAAGTTCAGAGCGAGGGGGTGAGTAAGATGACT caCTCTATGCATAAAGTTGGAGCATTGCGAGCTTTTGA CCAACCGAGAAAAATGGACGAACACTCAGAAAATTCATTTTCACAAAACAGACC GCAGCCCAAGAGAAATGATGATGGATGGCAAACTACTTTAGACAGCAATTATATGATCTACAGAGG GGCCCATGCGAATCCTGCATTCACAAACGTAGAGGACGCTCCGCGCTCCCCCAGTCGCGACCCTCAACGATCTGACTACATTAA CCCATCATTCGACCGGTCTTACTCCTGGCACCAGAGCCAGCCTTCAGTGGCGTCGCGGCCGTTCTCGTACCTGGAGGACATCAAGCGTCAGCCGCCCCTCAAGGCTTCCAGTCCGGTCCGCGAGCCCCAGTGGCAGCGCGACAACTGGGACGAACAGGCGCCCCCTTTACCGGCCCCTGATTATAGTCCACAAACACCACGACGATTAAAATCGGCACTCAAATCTTCATATATGTAG